AAACTCGATGGACGAAACAAATTAAATGGGTGTGACATCTACTCCCTAATTACTTATGAGTAGGTACATGGACGATCCTATTACCGCATGATGCACCGGGGAAGATGTTTGCAATGAGTTTTCCTGTCGTGTGAGAGAATGGTTAACTTTGGAAGGAAGAAAGGAAAGTAGTATGGCCGAAAGACCAGTCAAGAAAGAAACAAAAACAACGGCCTCCGCCGGAACAAAAAAAGGTCCGGCAAAAGGCCCATCAAAAGCCACTTCTCCAACCCCCGCATCGCGGAAGCAGGCGAAAGCGCCAACAGAAGATCGTCATGTCGCGTTAAAGGAAATTCTCTTGGCCAAACGAGAGGCGCTGATTCAAGAAATCAAACAACAGCTTGGACAATCAGTGACAGAAGAACAACAACGGCGGCTGGAAGCGGCCATGGATAGCGGAGACCAGGCGCTGGTTGATTTGGATCGCGAAATGGGGATTTCCCTTCAGGAAATGCGAAACCGTGAACGACAATTGATTGATGATGCCTTGGATAGTTTGGATGAAGGCACCTATGGCGTGTGCGCTGAATGTGGGGGAGAAATCAATGAAAAGCGATTGCAAGCGCTTCCGTTTGCCCGTTTATGCGTCGAGTGTAAATCCAAACGTGAACTGATGGAAAAGATTGAACGATCGGAACAGCGGCAATAATATCATCAGGTTTGCCGCTTCTGTTCTTTCACCGTGTCTAGCTGGGATTGGCATATACCCATCCAATTTGGCAATGGTGTTTTTTGCCTTCAACGGTCCTCCCACCAACACTTGAGCCTGTGACCGATCATTCCTTTACAAAAAAATCAGGATCCATCTGATAGGCGGGAGAAAAAGGGTTCAAGGACGGCCTTCGTAAGCTCATGTCAAAGATTGTTGTTCTGGCAAGTGGCGGGTTGGATTCAACGGTGACGGCCGCCATTGCCAAATCAGAAGGATGTGAGCTGTATTTCTTGACTGTCGATTATGGGCAACGACATCGAACGGAAATCGAATGTGCGCAAAAAATTTCTGAATATTTTGAGGTGAAAGAACACAAAATTATTC
Above is a window of Candidatus Nitrospira neomarina DNA encoding:
- a CDS encoding TraR/DksA family transcriptional regulator, whose protein sequence is MAERPVKKETKTTASAGTKKGPAKGPSKATSPTPASRKQAKAPTEDRHVALKEILLAKREALIQEIKQQLGQSVTEEQQRRLEAAMDSGDQALVDLDREMGISLQEMRNRERQLIDDALDSLDEGTYGVCAECGGEINEKRLQALPFARLCVECKSKRELMEKIERSEQRQ